The Streptomyces pactum genome contains a region encoding:
- a CDS encoding FAD binding domain-containing protein: MDFLRPASWEEALAAKAEHPTAVPIAGGTDVMVEINFDHRRPEYLMDLNRVADLFEWEVGEDSVRLGASVPYSRIMENLSTELPGLALASHTVASPQIRNRGGVGGNLGTASPAGDAHPALLAAGARVEAESVRGRRLIPIDDFYTGVKRNALEPDELIRAVHVDRADGPQQFSKVGTRNAMVIAVCAFGLALHPGTRRVRTGIGSAAPTPVRARSAEEFLNAALEEGGLWDNGKIITPAVAKQFADLCSAACDPIDDVRGTAGYRRHAVGVMARRTLTWTWESYRGARRTEEGAA; the protein is encoded by the coding sequence CTTCCTTCGCCCCGCAAGCTGGGAGGAGGCGCTCGCAGCGAAGGCCGAGCACCCCACCGCTGTGCCGATCGCGGGTGGTACCGACGTGATGGTCGAGATCAACTTCGACCACCGCCGGCCCGAGTACCTGATGGACCTGAACCGCGTCGCCGACCTCTTCGAGTGGGAGGTCGGCGAGGACTCCGTACGGCTCGGTGCCTCCGTGCCCTACTCCAGGATCATGGAGAACCTGAGCACCGAGCTGCCGGGTCTCGCCCTCGCCTCGCACACGGTCGCCTCCCCGCAGATCCGTAACCGCGGCGGCGTGGGCGGGAACCTCGGCACCGCCTCCCCGGCCGGCGACGCCCACCCGGCGCTGCTGGCCGCCGGCGCGCGGGTCGAGGCCGAGTCGGTGCGCGGCAGGCGCCTGATCCCGATCGACGACTTCTACACGGGCGTGAAGCGCAACGCGCTGGAGCCCGACGAGCTGATCCGCGCCGTGCACGTCGACAGGGCCGACGGCCCGCAGCAGTTCTCCAAGGTCGGCACCCGCAACGCCATGGTCATCGCCGTGTGCGCCTTCGGTCTCGCCCTGCACCCCGGGACCCGCAGGGTCCGCACCGGCATCGGCTCGGCCGCGCCCACCCCGGTCCGTGCCCGGTCCGCCGAGGAGTTCCTGAACGCGGCGCTCGAAGAGGGCGGCCTCTGGGACAACGGAAAGATCATCACCCCGGCGGTCGCCAAGCAGTTCGCGGACCTGTGCTCCGCCGCCTGCGACCCCATCGACGACGTCCGGGGCACCGCGGGCTACCGCCGCCACGCGGTCGGCGTCATGGCCCGCCGGACGCTCACCTGGACCTGGGAGTCGTACCGCGGCGCCCGCCGCACCGAGGAAGGAGCCGCGTGA
- a CDS encoding (2Fe-2S)-binding protein, translated as MRVNFTVNGRPQEADDVWEGESLLYVLRERMGLPGSKNACEQGECGSCTVRLDGVVVCSCLVAAGQAQDREVVTVEGLADLAEKRAEGCAAGRGTTLDEAERWQARGTDSRTGEGAEPAPLQQAFLDAGAVQCGFCTPGLLVAADEMLERNPSPTDADIREALSGNLCRCTGYEKIMDAVRLAAARQSEGG; from the coding sequence ATGCGCGTCAACTTCACCGTCAACGGACGTCCGCAGGAAGCCGACGACGTGTGGGAGGGCGAGTCCCTGCTGTACGTGCTGCGCGAGCGGATGGGCCTGCCCGGTTCCAAGAACGCCTGCGAGCAGGGCGAGTGCGGGTCCTGCACGGTCCGCCTCGACGGCGTTGTGGTGTGCTCCTGCCTGGTCGCGGCAGGTCAGGCCCAGGACCGCGAGGTCGTCACCGTCGAGGGCCTGGCCGACCTCGCCGAGAAGCGCGCCGAGGGATGCGCCGCCGGCCGGGGCACCACCCTCGACGAGGCCGAGCGGTGGCAGGCCCGGGGCACCGACTCCCGGACCGGCGAGGGCGCGGAACCGGCCCCTCTCCAGCAGGCGTTCCTCGACGCCGGCGCCGTCCAGTGCGGCTTCTGCACGCCCGGCCTGCTGGTCGCCGCCGACGAGATGCTGGAGCGCAACCCCAGCCCCACCGACGCGGACATCCGCGAGGCGCTGTCGGGCAACCTGTGCCGCTGCACGGGCTACGAGAAGATCATGGACGCGGTCCGCCTGGCCGCCGCCCGCCAGTCCGAGGGGGGCTGA